ACGTAAAAGAAGCAGCAATGCAGGCAAAAGCAAATGCCCGGCTTGCTGAACAAAGAGCTGAAGAGGCTAAAGAAAGAGGTGCCGAAGCAAGTTCACATTCGGGTGAAAGTTTGAAAAAGAAAGTACAGCATGCCGCACATGTTGCTCAGGAAAAAGCAACAGAAGCGACTAACACTGTGAAAGAAAAAGCTACAGAAGCAGCCCATACCGTACAAGAGACTGCTCAAAAAGCTAAACACAGAGTACAAGAAATGCTGGATTAACAGTAAAACATGAACCTTCCAGCCAGTTGTCGTCTATGGCTGGAAGGCTCATCTATCCATCTTAAGAATGTAATACACGATACAGTTGCTTCATATCATAAGCCAATTCAAACTTGTCACCATCTTCATCTTCAATCATGTGCTGCTGATGGATAGAATAGGTATCATCTATGATATTCATTTCACGAACTGTACGACGATAGTTATTCACAAAAATATTGCGCATAAGTGTGTACATCCATCCTTTGAGGTTCTTACTATATGCAAACTTCTGATGATTATCCAATGCCTGTAATACACAATCCTGAACCAAATCTTTGGCAGAATCACGATCTGCCGTCAATTTATACGCAAAGCGTTGTAAACGCTGATTGTATATCTAATATTCCTTGAGTAAATTCTACTTTTCCCATCACGGTATTTCTTTTATCTAATTACTATAATACAAAGATCCGCTTTTTTAGAACAAATATAAATAGCAATTCTTCCGATAAGTTTGGCTATTTTTCCTTCG
The Bacteroides caecimuris DNA segment above includes these coding regions:
- a CDS encoding YtxH domain-containing protein, translated to MEHQFKKDVKEAAMQAKANARLAEQRAEEAKERGAEASSHSGESLKKKVQHAAHVAQEKATEATNTVKEKATEAAHTVQETAQKAKHRVQEMLD